The genomic segment ATGCAATTGCTATCCAGATATTGGAACATATGGCCCCATGAATTAGTTTGCATATTCATCTTACTATATACATGTTTCTTGAATCTTTCTATCATTGAAGGAGCTTGGATAAATATTGCTACAATCACCCACCACCCCTTTTCTAAAGTATGTGCGGtatttggattttgaaaatagttttttttttggttagggtttttaaagctacataattttagtttttacactaaattttatttcttcatcTTTATTGAATGAAAATCTCGAAAATTCTACCAGTTCTTTCGTATATAAAGCTATGTATTCTTTAAGATATTCTTATCTTAAGAACAAAACCTTTGTTTTCTCTCTTAGTACCCAAAACAATGTTTGCAGCTCCTTGATTGAACAATGATTTTCTCTTTTTTGTGTTATTCAACATATATAATGAATACCATAAAAGCTAAAGGGTTTTTTTTCCCTAAAGATAATtgattgaatttttgtatgtatcAAGTactaaatttttgtgttttgacttgaaaattaaacacatgggttacaattttttttttatgttagaaaatatgaaatgttTAATATGATACTTTTAATAATAGGCACAcatttattgaaaattaaatatgtaatttattATTGGACAAAATACGTTTTCTTTAAGACTAGGTTTAAAAACCAAACTGAAAAAAGAGttagaattatatatttttaaatctaaacTACTATGATTTAGTACCATGAAAATCAAAGATTTGAGGCAAGCAGTGTACCACTTTGGGGTTAACTTACATTATTATCAAAAGCTTTAAAAAGTGTTTTTTTGACAAAGAAAGAAAGGCTGTAAAAACTTTAGATCAAGACCAAAAACCTACACATAACAAATTCCATCATAATTGCACGAATCTCCTAATCCTTGCCTTGATTGTACGATATACAAATATGGAACTAGACGATTAATTGCAAATTTACCGACAGCAATTTAAATCAggaaatatttaattatatatgaaattaataatcGACTTGCGGGGATAGCTCAGTTGGGAGAGCGTCAGACTGAAGATGAGTGTCTGTAATCTGAAGGTCGCGTGTTCGATCCACGCTCACCGCATTTGATGGATTGTGGCTTACATGCTTTGCTTGAGCCAATTTTAGACTCCTTTGGGAAGAAGTCTAGCCCACAAAAGCGACTCTTTCTTCACTTCACAAAATATTTGACATTTTCCTCAAGTTagcaaattataatttttatttaatttaagatttttttaaagtGTTACAAGTACAATCAAAATACATATTATGTCTAAAGAATTGCAAGTATCAAACTATTATAACATATTGTATTTGAGAAATCACAACGATGAATTAAACTATTACAATACAATCGGATTAAGAATAAGTACAATCCtaacaaaattaaagaaataagatTAACTGGGCTAAACCCACACATGATAGTCTCATATAGTGAGACTTTAAGACCCACACATATAATTGTAAATGATGGGTCTTGAACTTTATTAACCAATTAAGCCAAGACCTCATTAactaatttaaacttttttaatcATATCTAACTTGAGCATCTCAAACTACAAATTataaaccttaaaaaaataagtagagaaattaaatttaaacaaattaaagtaaagagactaaataCTCCTATccttaaaaaagaaattgaataattggGATTTTATTTACAGAAAGCAGAAAATCTCTGCTACAAATACATTTTACAATTCATGCAAACCCCAATTTCTATAAAATCAAATCTATTAATTTTCTTCCCTATCAATCTAGCCTGTACACTTTCCTTAACCTTCGCCAACAAACCATCTCCATTAGCATGAGATCTACCAAAAAGGCTGCAATTCCTGATTTCAACTCCCAATTGCTCTTCTAATATCACAAAGCTGAAAAATCAGTCTCCAAAGTTGTTTTGAGAAATCACATTGATCTCAGCTTCGCTggaacaaagtaagcatttactTTCTGTTTTCATGTCTCTACAAAGTAATCTATATATCTTTAGTCTGAAGCCTGTTAATCACAACCATCCAAGCAATAATAGAGTGCTTGGGAATATGTAATGGAAACCAAATCATCTTTTGCCAAGTAACCTTCACTCCTTTATCCCTAATTTCCTCCCACAACTTGGTAGTTGAGATAATATTACTACCATCATGTAGTCTTGAAATGATAAGAGCAGTCATCTCTCTCATCTTGACTAGTCTTTTCATTTCCAACTATTTGAAGAATCAATAGTGACATCCCAAAAGCACTTATCTTTCAGAACATACTCCATAATGAACCCTCTCCAGCAAGAATGGCTTTAACATGCTGTAAAATTCAAGCCTTATTCCAATCTTCAAGTTTTTTCAAACCTAACCCACCCTGAGCTTTAGGTGAACAAATCTTATGCCAGCTAAGTCTTGCACCAAAATACCTGGAACAGATTTGACTAATCTTCTTAAGAACTCCTTTAGGCAAAAGAACCTGTCGGCACCAGTAAGCTTGAATATTGTAAATTACAACTTCAATTAACTGCAATATTCCAGCATAGCTTAGTTTCTCAGAAGACCAACTATTAGTTCTAGCTGTAATTTTCTCTATCACAGGAGCACAATCTTTAGCAGTTAATTTCCTTGTAACCAACGAAACTCGCAACTATCTCTCAGGAAGCCTACCAAGCTGAAAGCCAGTAACTCTTTTTGATAATTTCCAATTCCTTTTTCAGAAATACCAGCAGAAAAAAGCTCATTCTTTGCGGCATTCAATTGCAAACCAGAAAATAATAAAGCTCCTGCAAAATGCACCAAATACCCACCTCAAAATTAGCTGAACCTTTGGCTAAAACACAACAAAAAGTTAAATGAATATACCTGGAATTTCTTATCGCTAATTTCCCTCAATTAGTAATCCCCATACCTACGTCTCCTTTTGCTCAGTTGAGATAGTGAAGAAAATAAGACTGTTGATTGGATTACTAGGAATCTTCCTTAAAGTGACAAGTTTTTAGGTTCGGATAATCCTgtaattttcatcaaaaaatcccAAAGCTGAATGGATCTCTAAGCAATCAAGTGCTTTGCAATTTCTATGTGGCTTCAATCATTTTGCTTCTCGACACCTGAACAATTCCTAAAAATTCAACCCTATCATTAGAATTCAAGTACATCTCAATCTTTCCAGCTCTTTCAACCATTCTAATTTGGCCTCTACTAAAAGACAGGGTCCTTAACTGGCCATTGTATTCAAGATCCATTTTCAGTTCATATCATGTCAGCTCTTCCACACAGTACCATTCGCATTGTTCTCTATTCCGCCATTATCATCTTCATCCTCTTCTAACTCTTCAATAATGTCAGTTGTTGTTTGGACATCCTTTTCAATGGCACAGTCTTTACCATATATAgtactaaaaattttcaaatatgcaGTGTCCTATTCTTGAATTGGTTGTATTCTTATGACtctacatacatatttatatacaaattattaGATACCTTAAAGAATTCATCCCAAACCGCTTACTTATCTATCATCATTTTCCTTATGCTATCTCATCCAAAGCCGTTGGTGTGTTTGACATAGATCATGTCTTGTACAATTCACCACTCCTAACTAAATGCCTTTGACTATTGTCAATGTGAGGCTTAGCCTTGAAACTttgattgtcgaaaccattttttttgaaaaacaaaaaaagtttgTTGTcgactaaaaatgaaaataaaatggggagtcgccaccgatcttttattgtagtgtgatcggatcaccctgaaaataatttttggtctgcgaattttgagaaaaaataggttcgggagtcggttacgcacgaggatgggttagcaccctcgtaatgcccaaaattggtaccgaattgattgtttaatgtcttaatgtcaaaattttgaaaagattttgaaatacgatccttttattttgaataaaatgaattagacgatgagattcacttatttcaaagaaataaatcatctcactcagtaagttagagtgcaacattttaaatcctcaaaattaaatttatctcttgacttttaaaacatatgcattttgagaaggatttccgattatttgggtcaaatgaaagaaaacaaaacccaataagttagggctcgatttcacaaaattcctaaatatcgaatattgcctttatttccatTTGTTAGacaaatcctcatctcgagaaaacaatatgtcatatccaatgcgttggACACCACGTATCGAAttctcgagaatgagctttttatttgaaatttgtatggttttattacaaaataaatactTGGCTATTTAAATTCGTCAtaaagaattgaagcccagtaagttaggacgcaatcCTCTCGAGAATCGTGAAAACCAAgcacttttaaaaatttatgaaaataaaatgatttgaatGCTTCAATGAAACACCATTTTAAAACAAATGTAATATGATTGAATGTTGAAATATGATGAACAAGATAGTTGAATGAGCAATAGATAAATGCAAATAAGAATAGCAACAATGATtttaatcacattatacaaataaCAATATCAAAACTCGAAATCTGAATAAACCAATCATCTATTTTGACCGGTACACTAAGACAAAaacaatataattaatatattctatataaaaatttacaataaattATAGACATGACTTCCAAATAGACTTAAGGTGAAAAATAACAACATTGAATAatagtatttaaaaaaagaaaaattattatacaaACATTTAGCATATAGATATACAAAAATGAACTTTAAGATATAAcctaaaacaaaacattaaaatatatacaaattatatcaaattcttatagaaatatatatattaataaataaccaATCAAATAATAACATGTTAAGTTTGAAAATAAGAGTATATAATGGACTAAAAAATAAtgcatgataaatttaaaacaagttaatgatgatttaaaaaaataacagcATAATAcatcttaaaattatattaataataggTTTAAAAATAATGTCAAACTAAGTATTAAAATATActgtaaataaatatattaaaataagtacTAACGCGATTTAAAACTATACTattaaaaatcaagttaaagttaAGACGcgatttaaaatataaagaatgaataataataataataataataataataataataggattaaaaaaatgatttggaattcaaataaaaataaaaataaaacattacaaataaaaataaactaaattggtAATCGACTTGAAAAATGAGGGACTAAAATAGCAATTAGACGCACAAATCCGGATATCCAAAATCAAACATGGGAAACGGCACCGTTTGAACGTGGATCCATTTGGAATCGGAACCAAATATGcggtataaattaaaaaaattgaagaaaaccaAACTGAAACAATACAAAAAAAAGGAGGACTGATTGCGCAAAAAGACCAATGAGCGAAAGTGCGCGAATCCTCccagggtcgggtcaccgcgtgGGTCGCACGcctctaaacggcgtcgttttacaAGCGTCATAAAAGCCAGAGAATTTGCTATTtcagaataaaaaagaaaagaaaaagataaaaaaaaaaccctaagggTTTCATTGCCTTCCCAAGCGCCGCTCTCCACCTCGACTCCGATCATACCAGAGGAGGACGCGAGCTTCGACGGCGCGGATGTCAATGTAATATCCCCTCCTTTCTTTGTGATTTATCTCATGCATAAGAACGCAAAAAAATAAACGATGAACCcacaaaagaaattgaaagtcgTCTCCgcttcctctttctttttttgttacacaagattcataataaaaaaacagaaaagaaaaaaaacgcagaaaaagatgaaaagaacaCCTTCCAAACTCAGTTTTTTTGCTTTTTTCTCTATTCATCTCtatgtgtttttttttacaaaatgccGAAAAATGGCTTTATATCGCCAAAAATAAAGTGAAAGTTACAAAAGAAAATCTATTTCgtttcttctcattttttttggttattttctgctatttttttgttctttctatTAGCTGGCCTCTTTGTTTTCTGCTTTGCTGTTCCTTTGTTGCAGGTACACGCTTGGATGGGGACGTGGAGAGGACGCGTGGTGGTATGGCTCAGCTGCGTACGGAGGCTGGTCACGCGCGGAAGGCTTGGTACGTGGCTAGCGGTGGCTGAGGCAGATAGTTATTTTGGGGTTttgttttgaaaatgttttaggGCTAGGTATGTGGGTCAATGATTTGGGCCTTATTGGGTATTAGAAAATTCGGGTTTGGGCTATTTTGTAGTTgggttttaggtttaatttttttggtaggtaattaggtggtgtattggGTGAGGTTAAGTGGATATttggattttatattttttgatttaatttatttatttataattttgggcccggcaaatttgggccattacattgACTATTGTCAATGTGAGGCTTAGCCTTGAAACTAACATTCTCTCAAGTAAAAGTAGATAGACCATTGTCTAAAGTCAACATTAACATTGCGACTACTTATACAGTATAACTCAAGAAGGCATTACACTAATATTTTGTCCTCCTCATATGTCCAGTGTTCCAAAAGTATGGGAACTGTGAGTGCTCTTGTAAGACGTGGGGAGAGAAGCTCTCTCTTTCTCATGGTTCCCCTTTCCCCTCTTGTGTTGAGAACGAATGCCCCTAGTTGGGATATGGAAAAAGACTTGTGTAGTTTTCAAGTCTGGTAAAACAAAGTGTGGGGCGTGTAAGGATATGTAGTACAGATATCTAAAACTATACAGCACTTGACGACATCATCCCCAAAATTAATCAAAGGAAAGCTATGTACGTGATGGTGACCTGATAAAGTCTCCTAAAGGCGGTGAAAACATACGCATATACATATCTCTTACACGTATAATAGGAGTATATATTCTGCTATTCATCAATGGTAATAGTAATAATATCGTGCGACAGCGTGGAGCACTGAAGCAAGGGTACGTCtgtgaaaataaatatttccaaTATCCATATCATTCTTTTAAAAAGGGTAAATAAGACAAATTAATGTTCCTCAATCCTCTCTCCATTTGTTTGCCATGTTCATTATTTTCTCAGTTATCTCGATTCATTCGAGAGAGCAGCAAGACGAGAAGCAATTGAAACGCGCCATTTAACCAAATAGTTCCCCTTTTCCCCAAATGACTGCCACGTGTTATAGACCACAAATATTCATGCATGAGGACACGTATATACTCAGCCACGTCTCTCTCCTACACTTCGACCACTTCTCCTTCTCCTTattctcatttctcttttctttttcattttgatttatcgACAAGAAAAGAACCCAAAACAAACTGATTACGCTTTTAATctgaataaaattttgatttatctttctttttctggggaaggggaaaaaagaagaagagaagttgAAGCGGTTCGTTTCAGAATCATGGTGAAACTAGCCTCAGCAAGAGAGAGTCGAACGTACGGTCCAAGGCTGGCTCAAAGCAGGGCCGAGTACATGAACGCAGGGCTATATTTGTTTTCAACCATTGTGTTAATTTGTGGTTTTGCAGCAGAGTTTTCAAGGGAACCCAGATCGGGTCTTGTTCTAATGCTTATTGCATTGGGTCTTATAATTTTGGTTAACATCCATGACCTTTTGGCTCATCTCGCCGGCATCGATTATCGTTTCACTTTGATGGGTTTCGATCCCCAGCTTGCTCTCGTTGAATTCTCTGTTCCACTGGTTCAAATCTTAGGCTCACTGCTTCTCTTTCTGGGAATTCTCTTCCTCTTCATTCAGGTTCACAAATCATtcctcaaaaaaagaaaaatagttaaaaaaatttcgTACAAAATGGTAGATCATTTTGGAATACGATTGAATGAATTGTTTTGATGCAGGCGGAGAAAGGGTACGGGTTTTTTAAACTGGAGAGGCATGCTTTGGGAATGCTTATTGCTGGACCGGTTTTATGGGTTGCTGGGTCGATTCATAACTCGTGTCAAATCTATGAGAGAGCCGATGCACATGTTCAAATCTTGCAACAGAGTGTCCACGTCCCGTTTTTAATTGGCAGTGTATTGTTCATGGTGGGAGCTATTCTCAACGGCCGCGAGCAAACTGGAGTTATTCGTCATGGTTTACAATTACTGGTAAGCTGATGTAGAtagttttttatataaaaaagaaccAAGGAATGATTCATCTGGGTTTAGGTTTTATTTTGCTTTGTAATTTGCAAATTGGGTGTAAAAATGCAGGGAAAAAGATGGGTGTGGTTAGGGATATGTGGGAGCGTAATGTTTATGATAGGGGGGTTGACGAATGTGGTAAAGGTGTTCAAGATGCAGCAGATGAACGGGATTAGGCTTGAGAAATTGCGTGGCGGAGCACAAGACGGGTTGGTTGAAGGCAGGGAAGGGCAGGTGCCGCTCATTATTGACGACCTGCGGAGGAAAATGGAAGTTGATGAGGTCAAAGCCGCCACTGCTGCGACGCCCACGCCTTACAAGGATGTGCTTCTTGCTCGGacttgaatttgaattttacacatacatatataattaattcaGAATTAATGATCAGCTCCTTAATTAGTcgctaaaaaaaatattattcatttcTTGTAGACATTATTACGAATCTCATCTTTCAGCTATTTTCCCAGATATCACATACTTTTTCATATGAtatgtattcaatcttgaatgctaatttttcatataattttttgaaaatttatatcaccattcttcCGAGGGACAAATTTGGGGGAATATAGCTTGATCTCTTTAAGAATTTTAacaataatcaaaataaactttaatcatgatccctttataaaaatacaaataggtattttggatcattttataatcatcTTTCAACTACTATTAACTGTCaaatttatcacatatatacaattattttaatttgtataaatgaacaatttctcgataatttcaatatgcttctggcattttaaatccttcaatgattttaatataaattttactatataGTGACTTATAAAATGTTGTAGCAACAACTATCAGACAcaaattaaatcttttatgaaatttcagtttaataatatatttaaaggtTATTGTATTcaccacaaaaaaatattatattttttcataatcAACGCCAGGGCTTAGcgaaaaactttatatttttatttcgcttttgcaaaactactttatTTGCACtctcactggctttatacctttagatatttggactactgatTCAAAAACTCCATagatttaattgtacttgagttgtatctttctattttgaccaatttattttatatttatatttctcaatagatttattcaagatcctccttttatttcattatttcaataataatattgcatgcgaaaccattgtcgaccacttttattatcggTTCGATGTTTTCtcaaaatgacataatttatcgagattttttattttcacaattttaatcTTCAATTTTAGGTACCTAAATCTTttctggagttttacttattagttatgttttgggtctcttctggagcacctACCTCCACCATACAACCatctagaaaatttttcatctttggaactgattaatatatatttattctaATTAATTGTCCTActggactttgattcaaattaaaatattagatggtatataatacttggttattctcattaagtttataaatacatctgacagttaacttgtaatgagttatccttgttgaacttctagttcaaattactctccccctaatgtcaagaaaactatcgaatcaaaattgtatttacaaatcatgtcataattgaatctagTAGTGCAAAGacacttgtaattaatatatattcccaactttctttgaggattcactcattttgtgcattgtggtggagcaattgaaatatatacgcacatacaaaaattcaaagatgataaatatttagctcttgatcgaaaaccaattgtaatggggagtatttataatttattagcttgatgcgtacaacacataaatcaacaaaatctcatgttgaaataggaagtttagttatcataagtaatgatttagctattagttgggggcatttgataaatgattcaaCTATATTgttttatgtgtgaacatgaactataggatgttcaacttttatcccgaTTGACGTAcaataattattgaaagattggaacataaactcaccaacataagcaagatgaatttttttaattgcataatctaaaattaatcatttaaacaagcagtctcgcaaacgacaggttgcgagttgataaTGCATgcgattattttgtagatgcatcaaaatcatataatgtcaaaatcatccacatggtgaatgaatgagcccatattcatttaaaaaatgcaagacattaaatctcaactttagctagtgagtttttaACAATCAATTTTTATTTAGAACAAGTAACaaatgagaaatttttttaaattaaagaatcttctagttctttaatgaatattcatatgaattctcaattaattttcacatcatatatgatccaagatggtctaactggtcacgccaagtagtaaatgcatctATGTAAGacccccaacccgtatccctcgccggaaccgagttacggagcattaccagagtttatagattaaacagacataaattttatcatttcatataacataacattcatgttagaaaccaatcaaactcatacatattatcccttatttgagccctcgaggctcaaaatactcgttagaaataagtcgggactaatccggaaactcaagaaattttttggaatacattaaaaattttcaaagctacaggggttacacggccgaaccacacacccgtgtgctaggccatgtgaacatactgacttgcaaacctTTACAAGccacaggggacacacgaccgtgtcacctaaccgtgtgtcacacacgactaagacacacgcccgtatctctgaccgtgtggatgaaaataggctattttataagccatttttctcacccaatttggtgtCAACCTACAATCAATATTGTGTATATAAACAAGTCATATTATAGCATCTAAAATCAATCCCTAAACATGTAGTATATTCACATAAAatcaatatgcccttaggcatcTTAAATGACCAATACAATTATGTTTAACCATATATACCATGTAACCAAGTAATCAACTGACTTTTATGTCTACTCGCATTAATACACAACATGAAAATCATTTACTAAAACTTACCATTTGGTACCAGTTGTACCACTTATTCAATagaataaaatacatatacactTATTATAACATAGTACCAAATCacaccatgtaacacccctaactcgtaaccgtcgccggaagaggttaagaggcattatcgaACTTTCAACTCAATTCAGATCGGTAATTCATCAAACATTTAACAAATATCATTTCATTTCAGAACTTTTCAATCATTGATATTCATAACATgcttaaatcgagcatacaaatcataattcatacattggGGACTGAactgataacatataaaagttttgagaaaacttagaaaaattttcgaataagGGTCACATGCCTGTATACTCAGTCCATGTGGCATGAAATAGGCTTAGTTTAAGCCACTTTTCACACCCCAAAACACATGTACCTAAACCATTCATATAGtaccaaattcacatacaatatgAGCAACTATAAACAACCATTTCAATGCACATATATGCCATTTCAAACCAATCATTTACAAACTTCAATCAATACCATTTgtgcatttaaacatatatcaaacTAATATGATTCAACTTCATACCTATCCTAATATCAAATAACATTCACGCATTTTCCAATCACCAACTCATCACATACCAATGTTATCATATGCATCAAATCCTTAATAAGCCAACTTGCCAAAAAATATCATCTTATACACATTTGACCATTATAACAACTAAGTCAAATCCCATGGCTTaagaacatcaaaacacataactATGCAATAGCTAAAGTAACCAAAAACATATTCtcataaactagcctatacataccatatttaCATAACTTCCATGAGTTCAAAAGTACCGAGAAATcgactggatagtgtgatgcttaTCTCCGACATCGTCCGAATCGAGCTAGCTaatgaacctctataaaacacgaagaaataaattaagt from the Gossypium hirsutum isolate 1008001.06 chromosome D09, Gossypium_hirsutum_v2.1, whole genome shotgun sequence genome contains:
- the LOC107890763 gene encoding uncharacterized protein, which gives rise to MVKLASARESRTYGPRLAQSRAEYMNAGLYLFSTIVLICGFAAEFSREPRSGLVLMLIALGLIILVNIHDLLAHLAGIDYRFTLMGFDPQLALVEFSVPLVQILGSLLLFLGILFLFIQAEKGYGFFKLERHALGMLIAGPVLWVAGSIHNSCQIYERADAHVQILQQSVHVPFLIGSVLFMVGAILNGREQTGVIRHGLQLLGKRWVWLGICGSVMFMIGGLTNVVKVFKMQQMNGIRLEKLRGGAQDGLVEGREGQVPLIIDDLRRKMEVDEVKAATAATPTPYKDVLLART